CCGCCTGGCGCGGCACCGTCGCTTCCCCCGTGTTCAGCGTCGTGCCTGGCTCCGGACCCGTGATCTCCACACGTCGCACCCTACCCTCTGGTGGGTAGGGTGGCGGCCATGAGCGACGAGAGCACCCAGTGGATCTGCGAGTCCTGCGGCTACATCTACGACCCGGCGGAGGGTGACCCCGACGGCGGCATCCCCGAGGGGACCGCGTTCAACGACATCCCCGACACCTGGTTCTGCCCGGTCTGCGGCGCCCGCAAGAAGGACTTCGTCCCCTACGAGGGCTAGACCCCAGGGAAGCGGACGGCGCGTC
The sequence above is a segment of the Paraconexibacter algicola genome. Coding sequences within it:
- a CDS encoding rubredoxin; translation: MSDESTQWICESCGYIYDPAEGDPDGGIPEGTAFNDIPDTWFCPVCGARKKDFVPYEG